The window TTAACTTAAGTTATCAAACGTAATATAATATCGTTACCGAGACACTATATAAGCTCTAAATGTGACACAAGCaagtcaaaaaacaaaatgactgcAATGCATTGACAATTCGATCATAGCCAATGATAACACGAAGCACAAACAGCCATGGAGTtgaggtttcaaaataaaagcccaataTTTTTAAGTAGACTTGTAAACCCACACATCTGGTTTAGGAGTAGTGTATTTTAAGTGGTATAATTAAAGTAAAGCTGCAGAAGTAGTAAATACACTTGTTTCTAAAAGCAAGTCCAATGtaatactgtattttatattggACCCTTGTTGTTGGTGCATTGACATGTTACCTCAAGTTGGATTTAACTTAAAcatattgtttgtttgaataattTAATGAGATATAATCTTAATTTGAAAGTTATATAGCAGTTCAATAATTGTTGTAAAGTAGGaagtacaatattttttatCAGTAGTGGAGAATTATGAAAAGAAATACTTAAATGTTAAGTAGCTAAAATACTACAGATACCTTCAAATTATACTTCTTTTACTAATGTTGTTATGGACAATGTAATATCTGACCAATTCAAAAGTATGCCTTTATTTAATAAGATCGAAAACTACTGATGTTGCATTTAAGCAAACTCTAAACCTCAGTTTGTTTATGTAACACAGTAGATGAAATGAGTCAGCGGGCTGCAATGTGCAGATGGGTGTGTATAGGGTGTGTGAAAGCTACACAGATAAGCTGCTCTGCTCTCATTGGGCCTGGAAAAGATTATCAAAACGTGTCCGACATTAGCAAGTGATTATCACTCCTGCAACTTTAATCTTTTAATTGCAGATAAAAgccaaacagcagcagcttgtaTTCCCATACAACATTTGTTATGACAACAGAGGGTACACATTAGACAAgggtattttattctgaaaatcccAATCGTTGCACGCCACGCCCAATCAAAATCGTCCTTGCTACACCGAGGAAGGGGAAAgtgttttgggtttttaaaGCCTCGTTGTTTCATCCCATAAACTGCTCAGTGTTAGTCTGAGCAgacattatttttactttagtttggtGATTGCTTCTTTCTACTAAAGATCGTAGTTGGATAATAATAACTAACAGGCTGAAAGATGCAAAACTACGCAGATAATATGAGGGAGTTTGTGGAGAAGCATGCAGCCAGTCTCGCTGTTGCTCTTGTTGCAGGTAAATGTATCTCTTCTTTCAAGGATATTGTGTGCTAGGTTTGTGTTTTCCTACTGAGAAAGCACTGGGTTGGAATATAATGGTACATTTTCAGGCAGAAATATGATTGTCAGAGAAGTTTGAAATGTGCTTCACTATGGcccatgttttaatgtgactgcagcccactttttaaatatctagAAATGCCATTGGAATGGTTAATTGATTGAGCATTGTTATGTATTTTACAAGTATAAAATAGTACGTATTTCGAGTATTGTCACAAATGCATATTGAAATTAGAAACCTTATATTATAATCTCTTTGAATCTAAAGCCATAGCTGAAATTCTAAAGCAGGGGTTCAATGCAACTCTTGTAAGAATATGTTGTTTACCAGCAGTTTATCAGATCACATAAATAAGAACCAAGAAAACAGTATAAAAAAgatacatgaatacaaataacatAATTACTACCAAAACCAGGCAGATTACACAAAATGTGgcattaatgttattatttgttctTCCGTCAGGGGTAAGCGCACTGGCCTTGCGAAGGTGGATGGCTGGGGGAGTGTGTCGTAGCACGGTCAGGCTGGATGGGAAAACAGTCCTGATCACTGGCGCCAACTGTGGCATTGGGAAGGAGACGGCCCTGGATATGGCTAATCGAGGTGAGcctttattttctgtatgtgtttttgtggttttcctgCACCACTATACTCTTAAGAGAGGCTTTGGATTTCCCTTAATTGATTGCTTCCTTGACTACTAACTCAATACTACCAactcttctgttttctttatcaAGGAGCCAGAGTGATAATGGCCTGCAGAGACATGACTAAAGCCCGCATTGCAGCTGACGAGATCCGGCAGCTGAGTGGAAACGGCAACGTGGTGGTGAAGAAACTGGACCTGGCCTCGCTCCAGTCTGTCAGGGACCTGGCCAAAGAAGTCCAGGAGAATGAGGAGCGTTTGGACATCCTCATCAACAATGCAGGTACTTTGCAGGCATTCTCCCTTACAACTTTACAGGAATGATAATGAATCTAAAGCACCATACATTTATAGGAAAAAACAGATGTATTGACCTACGGGCATAAATATCGTATCGCAGACTGCTTTCTTAGGCAGGACAATGTCATCTAAAAATGTCAGCAAGCTAGTCTGCCAGAGCtggttaaaagaaaagaaaatgtcctgAACTTTTTgactaaacatgtttttttttaaatcattatttgttttatttgttctactattacaatattaatccagacaatttatgaatccgataaacaaactaaattagTAGAAGCGGGGTGGCAGACAGCATAGTTTATACAGAAAGTAGCCCTCCCGTTAGTCATCCAGTTGCaggatttaaataattaaatacgcacacaaataaacacaatgctatatatacatacacatacatatgtacATACATAAACCCAGTTTCCCGGgtgaatagaaaataataaggtaaaaaaatatatatcttaaaAGTTCATTGTTCAGATAACAAGACAGTATAATTTCTCATcctatttttatataaactatGATAATTAGCATAAAAGCTTCCACTGCTTCAAGTATTCTTATTCAACTAAGAGTGTGGAAAGACAGTTTCattcatttcctgtgttttgaaGACACTGTGGCATTCGGTTTCTTAGATATGCCTTCCTTCTCACGGTGGAATTAATTTGGGTGAGATTTTACTTTACAGGCAAGCTGTTTACAACCACTTTGTAGATAATGTTTCTTTTATAATCGTTTCTTATGTGGTGGTCTGCTAATCAAAAGCAATTCATGCCAATCATTCAGAAATCATCAAAACTAAGCTAAGatgttgtaataaaaataaaagtaaaaataaaactatccaTATTTATTTCTCACAACACTACACATGGATTTGTAAATATTAGTATTTAAAAGGTTTAATTGATCAAGATTTGTCACAGATCATTACGAAATATGTCCGAATGACATCAGCAGtttcttatttaagtgttttatttgatttttagGTATCATGTTCTGTCCTAAGTGGGAGACTCAGGAAGGCTTTGAAATGCAGTTTGGTGTCAACCACCTGGGGCATTTCCTCCTCACCAACACTCTGCTTGACCTGCTGAAGAAATCAACTCCAAGTCGCATTGTCAACGTCTCCAGTCTGGCACACGAGAAAGGTAAAGGctgtgttttcaaaaatgtaagtcCTTCAAATTGTGGTTAAAATGTTATCTCTGACATTTTACTTCATTCAGAGTCACATTACACTTTGGTttgttgtgaaaaataaaacttacATGATTGTTTTGAAGTTTCTAGATGTATTTTTCTAATCAGACACCACACGATATTGTTTCTTACAGGCCACATACATTTTGACGACATCAATCTGGATAAAGACTATGATCCTCATATCAGCTACCGCCAAAGCAAGCTGGCCAATGTGCTCTTCAGCAGGGAACTAGCTTCAAGAATGAAAGGTAATCTTAATAAGGCGTTGTTCAAAAATCTCTAATGCCTATTATTCATTTGAAACCCTGTAAGGGTATCGTGAATATGGAAAAATCACCTCACATTGTCCcagtttttaatcttttttctttttacatacGGTTGCCCCTTTAATTTCCCAAATAGTCTTATACTGCTTCATGCAACTAACCTTGTTTTCATTGCATCCCTCTCATTAGACACTGGAGTGACGGTGTACAGCCTTCACCCTGGGGTCATCCGCACCGAACTAGGCCGCCACCTCTTCCCTACTTTACCTTTGTGGAAGAGGGTCATAGCTGCAACAGTTATGACCTTTGTCAAAAGTCCCTGGGAAGGAGCTCAGACCACCATCTACTGCGCTGTGGACGAGAGCCTGGCAAACACAAGCGGCCTCTACTACAGGCAAGTACAGCGCTGGTAAAACTCCACCCACTATGGAGATAAACTTGGGTTTATAATTGTAACTGTATACAATTCAGTCCATTTATTATCTATTTGTTGTCCATTCTACAGTGGCAGAGAATGAcaattaaataatcatttatgGCATAGTATACTTCTTGGAGTACAAAAACAGGAGATATGGATTTGCTCATTATCCTTGTCATagatttccttttcctttacaTGTTCATTTGGATGTTAGTATACTAGAAGTGGGGTAGTCAAAATAGATGACACTTGAATTAAGGTTaccattaaatgtcttttttttgtaattatgttGCGTTACTTCTGTTAAACAATGGAAAAGTGGAAGCTCGACCAGCTGTGTAGTCACTCAGTTTTCTTACCGTGTTCTTTAATCTTTTGGTTTATGTCTTTCAGCAAACTAAACTCTTTGGATTTTACCTGTTCATCACACATATGGGATCAAAtctgcttgtgtttttctcactgTCAAACATTGTCAAGCAGAATTTTGTATAACTTCATTAGATAAACCCATGTAGACCATGACACGCAGCTGTATTGCATTCCTGCAGTTACAGGACTCTTGTTGATACTCTCCCCCTTTTTGATTTCCTCCCGCAGTGACTGTGCCCCCAAGAGGCCGGCCCCGCAGGCCCTGGATGATGCTGCCGCAAAGAGGCTGTGGGACCTCAGTGCTTCCATGGTCGGGCTCGCTTAAACACAACACTCCAGCTTCAATATATAACGAATTACTTTTAATATCTTATGGGTAACGGCATTAATTATGAAgatattttcagtttcagacCTGACATATTTGCTTGTGCGTACTACTTTTGCACTATTTATCGGTCGGTTTATTTGATATTAATCTTAGGTGCACTGCTTCATCTTTATACTACGCATTTATTCTTTATAGTTTATCAATGGTATGCTGCTCTGCGCTATATCAAAATTACGCTTCAAATGTACCATCTTTGTGGAATTTTGTTTGCATGAGATATTGCTTTGTTACATTTGACTTTTCTAGTTTGGAATACCACAATGTTTATGGCACGACAAGcttaaatgtttctttatcaAATGATGTGTGTTGCAAATCCTAATGCTGCTTTTATTCATGACTTCTCACAACAGTTGCATACCTACATTGAAATGATGCTAAAGTTTGTATGATCAATACAATATCAACCTCATTGCATAAgaagtataaaaacatgtaGAGCAGTTCAGAAGAGAAAAGGCAGGTCAAAGGCTGTTTCGTAGATTGACGTGGAAGAATTACTCTGTTTAGGCGGACGTTTGTGCAAATGCATGCAAAGTGACCTTACAGCGAGAACATGCTGACAGAGGAGATTGATGCACTTCAGGAGGATCCTCCACCAGGTGTAGAGAGGGAGGGGACGCCTCGGGTGGGGGACAGCAGTTAtagagcagctgtgtgtgtgtgtgtgtgtgtgtgtgtgtgtgtgtgtgtgtgtgtgtgtgtgtgtgtgtgtgtgtgtgtgtgtgtgtgtgtgtgtgtgtgtgtgtgtgtgtgtgtgtgtgtgtgtgtgtgtgtgtgtgtgtgtgtgtgtgtgtgtgtgtgtgtgtgtgtgtgtgtgtgtgtgtgtgtcctgttttCTGTATAATGATTTTCTGCTTGtgttctgtgtgtctttgttaaGCAATGTAAGACTTTGGGCAATAAATGTCTcaatgaaaggttttttttctggcaGTTTTTAATTTACAGGTGCAATATTTTTATTGATAGGTGGGaatgagaaaaaatataaatatccaATACAGAAACAAAGTCTTGTATAGTCACATTTAAAGTTGGAGAAACAAATAGAGGCTTTTGAAACCAGgttatcaacacatttaaacttcatgtattgtgttttaaagcagTTTATGCATCTAAAAATATGTCATTCTGAGTTCCTTATTGTAAATTcccttatttaaaaaagatttcCCTAGAATTATTGAAATTAGAAATGATATTGAAGAGGAATTAGTTCAAATGAAGCATCCCTCAGCTCtcatacaacatttaaaataaagccaTGAGTTTTTCCTTTGAATCACATACATGTTCATACTCCTTTTACATAGGCTTTCTGTTGTCCAGCTATCAGTTGTTATCTCTGTCTGattttgtctgattttaatCCCTCCTTTtgtatcaacacattttttctaGTTCAGTTTGTTGAGTATGAGATTTATTGTTGTGACTGAAACTAAACTCTCAATGACCTGTTATTAAAAGGTAATAATACCAGGGCTGGGTGTGAAAATCATGTCAGTGTTATGGCATGCATCATAAATTACTCACCTAACTGTTCGATCCCAGGTAACTAGTTGCACCATCCCAGTGTTCTTATGGTGTGAGCCATGCTGTGTCATGGGTGTCCAAATTCACTTGTACCCAGCTGcttttacattcatttacattttaaatacactcAAGGGAACTATATGCTCCCACTGACACATTGAGTGATTCTGCACCAACGaacatattcagtttttaaGGATCAGACTTCTTATGGTCTTGCCTACATACTGCCTTTTTGAGATAAGAATGTGATCTTGCCTGAAGCCACAAAGGAAAACCAATGGTGCTTTCTGACATATTTCAGGGAAATATGAATTTAAACCAGGTGTTCTCAGTGCTGCCTGAAGGGACTCTTTGTCTCAGTTAATCTTCCACTGTCTCTCATTTTACAAGactaaagtgcaaaaaaaaagcgTCACCCTTTTAAGTCCTTTGATGTAAAGTATGGCTCCATTTATCTGGCACCAACATATTCAAAAACACTTCAGATCCTTTAATTATACACAAAGTATTAAATAGATCACAATGCAACCTACATGTTAGTGTTAATATATATGAACTTGCTTTGACCCTGTACTAAAGTTTCTTTTCACAAGTTAACATTCAAATGTCACATAGCACTTATTTTCTCAAGAACCTTCACAAGAAATTAATAACAGTTATAGTCATGTGAAGCAAAAAAGCTGAACACTTAAACTAAACAGAAACTCTTAAAAAGTGTTCACCAAAATGAACTCAATTACTGATTTACCCCGAGGCTCTCTGACTCAGATGTTGTCTCTGCAGTATCTGAAGGTAATGTCATGCACATGCCCTTATCAGTTCTCCGTCCAACGGATACATAATCTATAGCTGGGCTGGAAAAGTGATAAGGAGATGTGAGCGACCACAGAACCACAACAGCTGATGGAGGACCTAAGGTGAAAAAGTGAGTCCTGAgaggtttttaaaaagtcccCATCCATGGACAGCCTGAAGACTTCCCTCTGCGTCCTGGTCCTGATGTGTTGTTTGCTTCCGTCATTGAGCTGCAGAAAAAGGGCTGTCATGGAGGAAAGTAGAGTCTATTTCTACTGTCTCTTGAAACGCGCTGAGATCCTCACGCAGCGAGGAACTAGTTAAGCTGTAACCAGTCAGAGTGGGTTCCTGCAGAAGTGGCCCCTCGCTGTTTGACTGCTGACAAACTTTTGAGACACACCCCATTGATGAGTTTTATTTGACTGCAGCCCCGCCTGGCTCCGAGGGATTCCTCCGCTGCCATTGGTTCACACTCAGAACTCGCCATACCTGCCCCCTGGCTCTTGTGGACTGGAGCCAAATAGTTCTTCCACTTGTCAATCACGGGGAGATCAGCCAGTGGGATGAGAGAGGCCAGGCTTGGCGGGTGTGTTCCCCACAGGTGTGGCTGAGAAGCACATTCCTTTATGTACATACCTGTCAGCTCCTCTGGTATTCAGCTGCTCCTAGAGAGACCTCTGTTGACCACTCACTCTCCCCTTTCCTCCTCGTGGGGCCCACGCAGAGGGAGAAGGAAATAACTTGTCTTTCTGTTGCACAAACATTTTCTGCAGATGCTGTGTTCATCTCTATTCCCTCTTAAAGTACATCACTTCCATTAGAGTTATGATGTGCCATTCAGTTGCAAACCTTGTGCTCATTAGCACCTTGTATGTCACCAATGATGAGTTAGGATGTGCTTCGAAGGCTGTTTGGAGTGTAAACACATGGGAGTCACTATAAACCACGTGTGAGCTATTtgaacaacagcagcacttAGTGTTTTAATTTTGCAGAGTATTCCAGGAAACACAGACCGCCttagtttttcatttcattgaacACACTCATATGTGGAGTCAGTTAGCATACAGGTGCAGGCAGTGGCATGTGCTTCTCCCCCCAGCAGAGAACATCAGATCATCTGTGTCTGTTTTCCCCCTCGGGAGATCATAAAGCCTAAACGAGAATGTGTGTGAAGCG of the Eleginops maclovinus isolate JMC-PN-2008 ecotype Puerto Natales chromosome 4, JC_Emac_rtc_rv5, whole genome shotgun sequence genome contains:
- the si:ch211-107o10.3 gene encoding retinol dehydrogenase 13, yielding MQNYADNMREFVEKHAASLAVALVAGVSALALRRWMAGGVCRSTVRLDGKTVLITGANCGIGKETALDMANRGARVIMACRDMTKARIAADEIRQLSGNGNVVVKKLDLASLQSVRDLAKEVQENEERLDILINNAGIMFCPKWETQEGFEMQFGVNHLGHFLLTNTLLDLLKKSTPSRIVNVSSLAHEKGHIHFDDINLDKDYDPHISYRQSKLANVLFSRELASRMKDTGVTVYSLHPGVIRTELGRHLFPTLPLWKRVIAATVMTFVKSPWEGAQTTIYCAVDESLANTSGLYYSDCAPKRPAPQALDDAAAKRLWDLSASMVGLA